A region from the Cydia amplana chromosome 7, ilCydAmpl1.1, whole genome shotgun sequence genome encodes:
- the LOC134649506 gene encoding signal recognition particle 19 kDa protein — protein sequence MAAMITSWNPEKKHSEVERWICIYPAYLNSKKTLAQGRRLPKSSCVENPTHQEIRDVLVATGLPVGVENKLYPREQSKEMLFRGRIRVQIKNDDGTPLKTEFQTRESVMKYIGESIPKLKTRQNRPADQQPQAQQITSKSKGKKGRR from the exons ATGGCTGCAATGATAACTTCATGGAACCCAGAAAAAAAACACAGTGAAGTCGAAAG GTGGATTTGTATTTATCCTGCATATCTGAACAGTAAGAAGACTTTGGCTCAAGGTCGTAGGCTACCGAAGTCCTCCTGTGTCGAGAATCCTACTCACCAAGAGATTAGGGATGTACTCGTAGCGACGGGATTGCCTGTAGGTGTGGAAAACAAGTTGTACCCACGGGAGCAAAGCAAG GAAATGCTGTTCAGAGGCAGGATAAGGGTTCAGATAAAGAATGACGATGGAACCCCACTCAAAACAGAGTTCCAGACCAGGGAATCCGTCATGAAGTATATTGGTGAATCAATACCTAAACTGAAGACCCGCCaaaacag GCCTGCCGACCAGCAGCCTCAGGCGCAGCAAATCACCAGCAAGAGCAAGGGGAAGAAGGGCCGCCGATAA
- the LOC134649504 gene encoding tRNA (guanine-N(7)-)-methyltransferase non-catalytic subunit wuho yields MSSIAVSDNYVAVTKGLRIDRYDYAKHDCISIPISKPLENDSISDIVISSDCKYLAVVSTVSKQLTVFELPQWNNYKSFTLPRSASKIRFTSNNEHLLVADKTGDVLIYDINNPNDSGTKLLGHLSLLLDVLQTNDGKYIISSDRDEKIKVSCYPNTYNIQTYCLGHKEFVKQIEILPHDENYLTSTSGDGTIKCWDYLNGKLVYTIDTNDDIKDAQLLENFVKLMNDDEIQVEKLPIVHYTISRLDDNASLLVVAVHTCNNLLVYKLESNKNQVSHTFLDRITVERFPAAIKLYNSSLYVYDDVQCTVQVLKIDYKENKTDIQSDKVIKMFEKDDTSIDIRDNNESIKLFYKRKFDNVQEYQERKKQRLEKSIS; encoded by the coding sequence ATGAGTAGTATAGCAGTAAGTGATAACTACGTTGCTGTCACCAAAGGATTGCGCATTGACCGATACGATTATGCGAAGCACGACTGCATCAGTATTCCAATAAGTAAACCTCTGGAAAACGATTCCATTTCTGATATTGTTATTTCCTCTGACTGTAAGTACTTGGCAGTAGTATCTACAGTTTCAAAGCAGTTAACAGTGTTTGAGTTGCCCCAATGGAACAACTACAAAAGTTTTACACTTCCAAGAAGTGCTAGCAAAATAAGATTCACCTCAAACAACGAGCATTTATTAGTAGCTGATAAAACGGGGGACGTTCTCATATACGACATCAATAACCCTAACGATAGCGGCACAAAACTATTGGGACACTTGAGCTTACTGCTGGATGTTTTACAAACAAATGATGGGAAATATATCATAAGCTCTGACCGAGATGAGAAAATCAAGGTTTCTTGTTACCCTAATACTTATAACATTCAAACATACTGTTTGGGCCACAAGGAATTTGTGAAACAAATTGAAATTCTACCGCATGATGAAAATTACTTGACAAGCACTTCTGGCGATGGAACTATAAAATGTTGGGACTATTTAAATGGAAAGCTGGTGTACACCATAGACACCAATGATGACATAAAGGACGCTCAGCTCCTGGAGAACTTTGTGAAACTTATGAACGATGATGAAATTCAAGTAGAGAAATTGCCTATCGTTCACTACACAATCTCTCGCTTGGACGATAATGCCAGTTTATTAGTAGTGGCTGTACATACCTGTAATAATTTACTAGTATACAAGTTAGAATCAAATAAAAATCAAGTAAGCCATACATTTTTAGACAGAATTACAGTAGAGAGGTTCCCAGCTGCAATCAAATTATACAACTCATCATTGTATGTCTATGATGATGTGCAATGCACAGTTCAAGTTTTAAAAATAGATTATAAGGAGAATAAGACAGATATTCAATCAGATAAAGTAATAAAGATGTTTGAAAAAGATGATACAAGTATTGACATCAGAGATAACAATGAATCTATCAAGTTATTCTACAAAAGGAAATTTGACAATGTTCAAGAATACCAAGAAAGGAAAAAACAAAGATTGGAAAAGTCCATCTCATGA
- the LOC134649707 gene encoding uncharacterized protein LOC134649707, whose protein sequence is MEIRRWQLYVVINCVIVTHLVAKPVSLNELIAAESKQKLEQHTKPTGNSATKRGVQTVSLNELIAAESKQERRENTSKLTKSATKRIKTVSLNELIAAESKQEKKSQNTKSGVALSTKPSTKESSPSESRQNLEKTRLPKIFAKKPRRKIFSLKDLFATEKSSAKDRIESLLSKTPGGGLRLHRSKFLPTLSHKPFESAENIFSLARTISPLKFRKRFEIRSPLKPKKIKYSFTPRLKRRNQSTKREADENAVFNHRYIPLIKRIGLLVDGILSPDSSESIEPVRRRKPRRNPKLPGKHADLASSESKPQKKTVTAPTTVPPETPDTQDPTTETPDTTTYTTPFSDVYTLRPDTDLPLPSTRNTSSNRRDDNGVSERSSTPFHGDTERHIARNNGSDEYNPSGRKQTYSPSNEEDSCSPTRVDKCRDGYSTGTRYRNNINKTEEETENSTHSFVRGNDTDTKATLQIRGETLQIPRDVRRLPRLPDKVFIVDAEPVPAQKSGEESFVDVAHDHASAERGPDGNGTAPAEDQRLRQVIQGLIPINDILDPNFLNQRTQDNHVVAIFDGYSVARDINGRNKLTEKSIRISPN, encoded by the exons atgGAAATCCGGAGATGGCAACTCTACGTGGTTATTAATTGTGTCATCGTAACGC ACTTAGTAGCTAAGCCCGTCTCGCTGAATGAGCTTATCGCCGCTGAGAGCAAACAAAAGCTGGAGCAACATACTAAACCCACAGGCAACTCAG CAACCAAGCGCGGCGTACAGACCGTGTCCCTCAATGAACTTATTGCTGCAGAAAGTAAACAAGAGCGACGGGAAAATACATCTAAACTTACCAAATCAG caACCAAGCGCATAAAGACCGTGTCACTGAATGAACTCATTGCTGCAGAAAGTAAACAGGAAAAGAAGTCTCAGAATACTAAATCAG GTGTAGCGCTCTCGACAAAGCCCTCCACAAAAGAAAGTTCGCCATCAGAATCACGacaaaatttggaaaaaacacGTTTGCCTAAAATATTTG ctAAAAAACCGCGAAGAAAAATATTCTCCCTGAAAGATTTGTTCGCTACAGAAAAATCTTCAGCCAAGGACAGAATAGAAAGCCTTTTATCGAAGACACCGG GCGGGGGGCTTCGGTTGCATCgtagcaaatttctgccaaccTTATCTCATAAACCCTTCGAGTCAGCAG AAAATATATTCTCACTGGCCAGGACAATATCACCTCTGAAATTCAGAAAGAGGTTCGAAATAAGGTCTCCTCTGAAACCAAAAAAGATTAAATACTCCTTCACGCCCCGTCTCAAGCGTAGAAACCAATCAACGAAGCGGGAAGCTGATGAAAATGCAGTATTCAATCACCGGTACATACCTCTCATTAAACGGATTGGTTTACTTGTGGATGGTATTCTTTCCCCTGACTCTAGCGAGTCTATCGAGCCCGTCCGCCGTAGAAAACCAAGACGCAATCCAAAATTACCAGGAAAACACGCCGACCTTGCATCCTCAGAATCTAAGCCGCAGAAAAAGACAGTTACTGCTCCCACTACTGTCCCCCCGGAGACCCCTGACACCCAGGATCCCACGACTGAGACTCCCGACACCACAACCTATACTACTCCCTTTAGTGACGTCTACACTCTCCGACCAGATACGGACCTACCATTACCATCTACAAGAAATACCAGCAGCAATCGGAGAGACGATAATGGAGTCAGTGAGAGAAGCAGCACCCCATTTCACGGAGACACTGAGAGACATATCGCCAGGAATAATGGAAGTGATGAATATAATCCCAGCGGACGAAAACAAACCTATTCACCATCTAATGAGGAAGATTCCTGTAGCCCTACACGAGTCGATAAATGCCGCGATggatacagtaccggaacccgATATCGAAACAACATCAACAAAACAGAAGAGGAAACAGAAAACTCAACCCACAGCTTCGTCAGAGGAAATGACACTGACACAAAAGCTACGCTCCAAATTAGAGGGGAAACGCTACAAATACCAAGAGACGTACGAAGATTACCAAGACTACCCGATAAAGTCTTTATTGTTGACGCAGAACCCGTACCGGCCCAAAAATCTGGTGAAGAAAGCTTCGTCGATGTCGCACACGATCACGCCAGTGCTGAACGAGGGCCTGACGGGAATGGCACAGCTCCCGCAGAAGATCAAAGACTTCGTCAAGTCATTCAAGGATTGATACCGATCAACGATATCCTTGACCCTAATTTTCTGAATCAACGTACCCAAGACAATCATGTTGTGGCCATTTTTGATGGATATAGCGTGGCTAGGGATATTAATGGTAGGAATAAGCTTACAGAGAAATCGATCCGAATTAGTCCTAATTAG